A segment of the Verrucomicrobiota bacterium genome:
CGGTTTTGAGAGTCCGTCGCTCCCTCCCCTGCAAAACGGGCGGAATACACGCCGGGTTGACCTGCAAGGACGTCGACCTCCAGGCCACTATCATCAGCTAGAATCCATGAACCGTGTGGCACTCGTTTTTTCAAAAAGTCGATTTTGATTCGTGCATTTCCAGCAAAGTCTTTTGCCGTCTCTCTACAGCCGTCCATTCCACCAAAGTCATTCGCACTAAGAACCCGAAGCGAATGACCCCGCCCTTGAAACCAAGATTCGATTTCGCTGGCTTTGTGAGGATTTCCAGAGGCTAAAACAAGCTCTTCGATCACAGCGATTCTCTTTCCCCCGGATAGCATACCCGCCCCCGAATCAGCTGATCTGAGTCGAACGTTTCATGGCGACAATCTTCAAGCTGAATGGCGTCGCCTGGACTCACCAACTTCCAGCCACTGGCAATTGGTCTGGCATTATTGTCTAAGAACAATTTAGGCGCTCGATAGGCGAACAAGTAGTCGATCGTGCGCGTGGCAAACAGCTCGCGAAAAAGGGCACTACCTCCCTCCACAAACAG
Coding sequences within it:
- the rdgB gene encoding RdgB/HAM1 family non-canonical purine NTP pyrophosphatase, whose amino-acid sequence is MIEELVLASGNPHKASEIESWFQGRGHSLRVLSANDFGGMDGCRETAKDFAGNARIKIDFLKKRVPHGSWILADDSGLEVDVLAGQPGVYSARFAGEGATDSQNRDLLLERMRKVRAVRKRSARFVCVIALGQWRKRTRYFRGECEGSVLREAAGRSGFGYDPIFVPRGYTQSFAELAQTKKNGISHRGRALEELEKALKP